TCGTTTTCGTCACCACTCAcacaaatacattttttttggaAGAGAAACGAAAGATTTAGAGAAGGGGTACATTGTTTATATACACCTGAAGATTATAcaataacagaaaacagaattTGAATAACACGGCAGCCATTACTCTCCCTTAATTCAAATCCTTGAGTGACACAATCCCAATCTTTTCCCGCATGACTTCAAATTTGTCAGCAGCTAGAGGTTTTGTAAACAAGTCTGCTAGCTGTTCTGTAGCTTTGCAGTAACACAATTCAATCCTTTCTTTGTTAACAATGTCTCTCAAGATGTGAAACCTCACCTCTATGTGTTTGCTTCTCGCATGACTTACTGGGTTTCGTGCAAGGTTGATGGCTGAGGTGTTGTCCATCTTCAacttcattttccttttctcagTTTTTCTTCTCGTTTCTTAGGCTTCTTTTTCTCCTCGCTTTTAATATGCTTGACCTTGAGAGCATGATCATCGCGTCTTACAGAGTTTCTGTCTAGTATCTTCATCTCACGTGCCTCCAATGAGCTCTGAAGCTCCTCTATCTTGAGTTTTTCAACATCTTTAGATTCTTCGATGGCCACAACGATGTAATCAAACGACGGCGGTAATGATCTCATTATTTTCTCAATGATCATCGTATCTGAGACAGCTTCACCACATGCTTTCATCTGATTTGTAATTGATAATATCTGGCAGAAGAAATCACTCACCCTTTCACCTTCTTCCATAACCAAATGCTCATACTGTCGCCTCAAGGTTTGAAGTCTTACCTTCTTGATTTTTTCACCTCCAGCGTAGCATCGTACCATAATACTCCATGCTTCCTTAGCTGTAGTTACGTTCTGAATTTTTTCAAAATGGGCATCATCCACGCACTGGTGAATGAGCAACAACGCCTTGTCATCCTTCatctttaattcttttttctgttCCTCTTTGCCAGAAAGATCTGCTTCTGATCCTTCAACAACATCACTGACTCCTTGTACCCGAAACATCACACGCATCTGGGTGCTCCAGCGATTCCAATTCTTGTCTGAAAGAACCGGAAATTGTATCGAGGATACATCAGCCATTTCTGCCAACTTCTTGCTCAAGAACAATCTTCTTGTCTTTCAGAGGCAAGAGGAAAAAACTTTGAcacgtttttttaaaaaaaaatacagaaaacttAGATAAGGAGCACAAAGGACAAAGCTTTTtggtatatataaattatataaaagattaatattttctattcttaaattctattttaaattatataaaattaatatttcaaatatttaacgcataataatattattttaaaaattatattatgaaatcaTAAACTCTAAACATTGATCactaatattttacattttattttttactatttacaaatttatataaaataataatttttgtttttattaaacaaacttttaaatagaaaaacacGCACTCATAATAATAAAGGATGAGGTGGATTGAGTTGATCCTTGAGGTACAATAACTCGATTTATTCCAATAAGTTAACAcgtttgtattattattattaataataataataatatataaagagaatATATCGTTTTGTTTATAACGATATGTATAGAAGATATACATATTTAATGTCTCTTttgttatttcaattttatgtttttaattattactttctaaatttaaataattattcataacaaaaaattatttttctattttattattttagtatctacttatttgaattcaaataattacttattataaaataattatttactttttttatcagtttaattattatttttaaaatttaaataattactcataataaaaaatgatttatgcAATATTacttatcatattttaataactaaaattaattttatttatagttatatttataataatatacaccttttgttttttcaattttatcttttaattactatatttaaaatttaaataatttataaatatttaaaaaattcacacGGAAactaatgataataataaaaataattaaataaataacccAATCAGCTCTTATTTGTGTCTCGACTTCTTATTGGTTCATTCTGAAAGCCACGGATCACAATCACAGCcgtaatttgtaaaaaataaacgGCTCATATTTAACCTATCAGCGACCTAAATTCGAACTTTCCCGCTTCGTTTTCGTGCTTTCCACAAACCTTATAAATTCTCACCCAAATTTCCCTAATATTCACACTCTCTCTATTACATAATTTCTCAGAGCGATTCAATTTCTTAGTGAATCAAACTCTCTCTGCAATGGCACGAACCAAACAAACAGCACGCAAGTCCACCGGAGGCAAGGCTCCTAGGAAGCAACTGGCTACGAAGGCTGCCAGGAAGTCCGCTCCGGCGACCGGTGGCGTGAAGAAACCTCACCGTTTCCGGCCAGGTACGGTGGCGCTGAGGGAGATCAGAAAGTATCAGAAGAGCACGGAGCTGCTGATCCGAAAACTTCCCTTCCAACGTCTTGTCCGCGAGATCGCACAGGATTTCAAGACCGATCTGCGGTTTCAGAGCAGCGCCGTGTCCGCGTTGCAAGAAGCTGCTGAGGCTTATTTGGTTGGACTCTTCGAAGACACCAATCTCTGTGCCATTCACGCTAAGCGCGTCACCATTATGCCAAAGGATATTCAGCTTGCCCGCAGAATCAGAGGCGAAAGGGCTTGATAGTTACGTGAGATTTTCAAATGTCTTTTGAGATCTGAGAGATTCTGAGGCCTTTGTTCAGAGTAGTCATTGTAGTTAGTTTGTTGATTTGTGAATGGGTGAAATAGCTTCTGAATTAGCTTTAGTTTTCTTCagcttttatttttgtttttaattgacttttaatggactttatctttttatattattagtctTGGTTTAATTTACATATcgttatataaaattgaaataacgAAAGAGACATCAAATATGTGCATATCTTCTTTACATATCTTTATAAACGAAAAGATATATTCTCTTTATATATGTAAACCAAAGGAGCTAGGCACAATTGGCcctttaattaaatcaaattcttattcattaattattaattatttttctaataaatggCAAACTTTGTaatgatcataattaaaaatctctctctctctctctctatatatatatatagataaatagaTACATGTCTATCTCATTGCTATTGACATTTAATAATTAATCTTTACTCAATCTTTTTGCTTTTGGAAGAAAAATTGTACATGAAGAATCTATAAATTAAGAacaaatttgattaataaaacattgTTCGGTGATTGTCAACTTCCACTTATCATGTTAATTTGACTATGTCAAATGTTAACATATTAACTATATTAGAGTTAAATgcgattttaatttttaattttaaatatgaaattaaaatttattcatattttaaactgTGAcgaatataattcttttaatttaattgtatacatttaaattatttacacaaTTTTAATCCATTCTATCTCAACTATTAACATTAAATActatttaataaacaaaaaaaattaatactattaaattaaaagaataatatttattcaatttcaaaatttaagaaccaaaatatatcaaaatttatgataaagataaattttttagtgattaaaaacatttattccaactatattattaaaattaaaagtgaaagatacatcttattttgaaatactaatttttaattttcacgtTTCTAAAGACGGACTAAGATAACATACCCTTTatgatttgaaaaattattcagccttattaaataaatttcatttgtCAATGATCTCCTCTTCATTGTACTCTTACtcttttccttcttccttcGAAGTTTTACTAATATATTGGTTTAATCTCCATGCTTCTTCATCTTGAACCTCACTAACTCAATGGAAATAagtatattcaaataaaaacaaatctcTCACTCCCTATTTACTTCAAACAACTGAAACAATAatttaagagtttttttttcaaaatctaaacAAATCTTCAAGTTCACATAAGAAAGATTTGTATTTTTGCTACagtttaaagaaaatgaagaatttgTTCAAATGGATGAAAAATTAGGATGGTGTTTCGTGTGTGGGGCCAAACAAATTGAAATGGTGAGAATTCTAAAGAAAGGGTTGAGTTGAATGGAAGAAAGTATAAACACAAGCTATAAAAGGTAGGGGGAAGatagaaacaaagaaaaatacaatgAAACAAGATTTAAATGATTTTGAAGGTGTCATATATCTACCGTAGCAAAAACCTCTCATCTTACAAACACACTTGAATGTTCTTGTTATACACACATATTTAcctataattaaatattactgcCATTATTTGCCAGCTTAAGATAGGAACTAAATGCAAGAAAAACTTTTATCTTGCAGAAATTCTTCCTTCAAGTTGAAGCATGGTACAACATTAGGTTTTCTAACCACCTCACTTCCCCCaaataatgatgatgattttCTAACAAACCAAATTACTGCAAATTAAAAGGCAAAAAAACACTGATGAGAATTCTTCTCGCAAGATggagagaaacaaaaaaatcaatagATCAAATAGAGTCAAATTTTAGTACTATTTCTCTATTGAATCTTCAAAATACACtaatgtttatattaaaaacaaattaatatattttaaaatataataatcaatgtCTATCAATTTATTATGAAGGTTCAGCGGAAGAacaataccaaaaactgaagaATACAAATTTGAGAGAACAATTTACGATGGTTTAAACATGCCTTAATAATATAGATAGTAGTAGTAGACAACTACaatcaataaaaatagtatatagtaataaataagaccaaaaaataaataatagctGGAAAAAGAATATGGATGCAATTTGTAAAATCTTGAAGAATGTTGTTGGATATGAACTAAAAGACAAGAAAGGAAAGTTAtatagtgattttttttataatttttatatgatgaaatattgaatatgttattttataactatttatgTAAGAAATGAAAACTGGGTATGTGAATGGACCGGCTACATAAACTcgtattataaaataacttgtTTGTATACCTTGTATTTTAATAAGTCTTGATTTTTATAACTGCACCTgcaaaatttatactaaaacatTTCAGATATACTTCTTAAACACTAAAGGCATTTCAAGTATCTCTACATAAATtctaaattcaatcaaatttaaataaaaaaagtaaattaaaatataaagtatattaaacattaaattacaacaagatataaaataaaatgaaatagcATCAAATATCTTCACTAATTATGTTTTGTTTCATccttaatataaacaaaatataaagtacttccaaactaaaataaaatagcatTAAATATCTTCActaattatatgtttttcatctttaatataaatagtgaGTAGCTTGCAGCAATAATGCAAGCTGAAGTTGGGTATAAAAAACATggtaaaagttttataaaaacaaaagtgcaagTAAATTCCAGAGGCACTAAGACGCCAATAAACATGAATTTCAGACTCATTTTATGTGCAAATGATCAATTTATCCtagattttaacaaaattaatttagatgaaataaaatcacattgagaaaattagtattaaaaatGTAAGTGTGTTGATAGGTTCAGTGGGAAAGTGTAGACtagaaaaaaatagaggtaGTTATAATCTCCTGTAGCTGTAACAGGTTGTAATAGACTAGTATATATAGTCTGTGTTTAGGTTGTTAATAGCAGTTTTTTGGAGTTTAAGGGGAAAACGGGTTTTGGGGAGAGCTAAGGTAATCTCAAAATACCTTTGTACCTAAGAGGCATTGTTGTAATCCTGTCACATTGACAAAATTGTTCTTACacttacaataaaaatatattcagatTGTTATCATTTAAGTTGAATAGCCGGAAAAAATAGAATGCTTACAACTCCTAGAGCTGCTCCCGGATGTAGGCCATAGATCTCAGCATGGAGCCGAGAGTATCTCTAGAAACTTGGAATTTCACCTCAGTTTGCCCAGTAGTTGTCTTCGTATCCTGGAGCTGGATGATGTAGAACTATAAAATTAGACAAAATATGTTGGACACAACACAATGTTATAGAACACAACGAAACTTTTTTCTTACACTGCATAATGTTGCATACTTAATCATGTCTGtagaagaaatatggaatcTATTGGAGATCTCATATTGACTACATATATGGTCAAATTATAGTATAAATGGGTGCAAATCTCAATGACAAAATAACGGGGTCAATATCAagtctaaaataatataaatactgCTGGACTATCTAAAATCACTAACATGGTGAATTCTATAATCGAAAGTTAAATTTTAGTAGAAGTTGCGTAAAAACAATTGTTCATGCAACTCAAGGGGTGGTAGTTAGGTAAAGTTCTCCCACCAGAAACGATTCCGGGATTCAAACCTGTGACATggtaaaagaaaacattttattttgcaTTTGAAGATATCATATTCTCCGGAATTGACTGCTGGATGTTCCCAATTCAGATAAATATccaacagaaaagaaaaaataaccaTGTAGCTATCAGATTGTCTGGATTAATATAGTCTTCTAACTAGTTACAAATAAACTAGTCATCCAAAAGCTCCCGTCCTACACCCATATCCTTTaagacaaaatgaaaattaataaatttatcaattatccACCATACAAGTTATTTGAGCTTCTAATATTAAAATTGGATTTATTAGTATATTTTGTACCATTATGGAACATTAAATATGCTACAGAATCTACTTCAGTTCCATATAATACCGAGACTTCAACATCcagtttgattaaattttacaaattctCTAAAGCATTAAACCCAATGATTcacaaatacttttatttagGAGCATTCACTTCTAGAGACCACGCAACTGACCTCCTTGTCATATCGACATCAACTGTTCTCTCAATGTGCTTCTGAATATGATAGACACTGTACATATCATGGACCAACTCTCCAAACAGCTTAAGCTAACAAATGGTTTGTGATTGAATTTACATCTAACACATTCCCACAAAAAACCACTGGACTTGTAGCATGTTCACTACAAAGACCAGCTCCACCATGTGCAAATATTCAACTTAAGAACGGGAGTGACAAAGATTGAACTCTTaacaaattaatcataaaatctCTAATAACACTTGTTGAGATTTGGGGAACCCAATTGCCAGAAAGACTTGGCCCACCTTTTTCATGTACTTTCCAACTTATTACAACTATTAACCAAACCAAGCCATGTCTTCCACCATCTCACTGCTCATCACTGGACTATAACACCTACTCATACTGCTGTTTCCCCAATATTTGTTGTTGTGATTAGAGaagatatctttagaatcttcctaattagagaaaatagatatataatcttctattttattttgtttacttagtttccctatttccctttttaggagaattagattgttacaaatagaggatatgagaatgtaCTTTTTATGatttagaatataataaaatcagttCTTTTTTTCaacttggtatcagagctcccgATCTTGGGGCTCCGTTCCGCTGCACATTCGCGCCGCTGTCGCCGTCGCCGGTTGGGTTCGTTGATAGGGCAGAAAGATGTGCCCAACATCGACGACCACAACGCTAAAAGTCACTCCATGAGAGAAGCCGTCACGCGCCGCCACCGTTGCCGGCGCGTGTAGCCACGCGCCCACCTCCGACGAGACCCACTCACCGCCGTCACCACAGACAGAGTCACCGGAGCCTCCTGAGTCTGTTCCTAG
The Vigna angularis cultivar LongXiaoDou No.4 chromosome 5, ASM1680809v1, whole genome shotgun sequence genome window above contains:
- the LOC108321765 gene encoding histone H3.2 — its product is MARTKQTARKSTGGKAPRKQLATKAARKSAPATGGVKKPHRFRPGTVALREIRKYQKSTELLIRKLPFQRLVREIAQDFKTDLRFQSSAVSALQEAAEAYLVGLFEDTNLCAIHAKRVTIMPKDIQLARRIRGERA